TACCTTAATGATTTACGATGATCTCTCCAAACAAGTGCATGCTCATCGCCAAATGTCGCTTACATCTCTTCAACAAGTTAGTAATGAGTATAACGACCCTATTGTTACGATTGGGAGAAGAACCTATGATTAGCTTTTTGGAAAATTTCTAAACAAacaatttcaataaaatcttTGAATTTCTTGTTTTACTATGTTCAACTCTAGGTAGTATTCTATCCGTAGAgtatattgaatatataaaaatggcTATAACatagtttttcttattcataTTAATAGCTACTCTAGGAGGAATGCTATTTTTTGAAGATATAATTAGtatctgattagaaaattatttaatatatattaaaatataattaatatactatttcttagaattagattaattagcaATGTACATTacaaatcaataatttaatagaaaaattataaaattacatataagtTTGAATCTCATATGGTAAAAGTAAgtacatatatcaaaataaaaaatttatttgtcaaaaattaaacatacatgtcaaaaaaaaatttaggtgtcagaaatttatatatatatatatattatgtctTAATTTAATGATAAGATGAGATTGTTTTAAAAGTCaacaaattaaagttaaaatcacatcaatttttctttttcaaagagTAAcaatagtataataaaatctctttATAGTGATGTTCCATATAGGAATAACTTCtatataatcataaaaaattctGGTCTCAATTTGAATCAGTTGTAGATCAGTTGTAATAAGTTACAAATTTCTTAAGTCCcgttttaagaaattattcctCAATATAgtaatttgtatatataatttttagaaacatgTGTTATGCTATGttttatctttctatattattattttattttaacaatcttatttatataatataataagataataatctGTTTTATTTCTAGTTATTATCATTTcaccaataaaattaattataaattttatattgacTCTATATGTATGACTATAAAAAGGTTTTACTCTCTATATGTCAATATGTTGTTTAGATAAGTGAATGAAATTTCACTtgaatatagaaaaagaaaaagaaaaagaaaaagaaaaaagaataactaAAGGGAAGAAAGACCACACGCTTGAGCTGtgtaataattattgtttCTTTATCTCGCATTGggttcaaattttataaaaagattattttttataaattttattcctaataaaattcatttataagtaaatctatttatttagtatgatatataacaaaattgatttgaaactaatagaagagaaaaaaagaggagatattaataaaagaaaaagaagaaaaatgcaagaggaaaaatatttttaaatcaaaagtcATTTTATCGTggcaaaatataattaataaatttaatatttatttataattttcactaaatattttaaaatttagtttagttataatcaattttaaaaaaattaatgagatagagtgaatttttatttatatcaaacaaaataaaagtgagTTCTAAGAATtcacaatataaaaaattacaataaaaattcaataaatgcACAAATTCCttaaaaaatgcaaaagaagtCCAATAATTTCTAAGTTCAATaaccatttatattattatttatatgaataagTGATTATAATTATCAgtgtttgattcataaataatcatTCGAGAAATGAAATGAGATTCCTCATCAATTAGAATCAATCGAGTTAAAtcatctataaataaaaaattaaatattattttattttcaaaacaattaaataatattattaatatcaacaataaataagtttaattCCCCTCCTATATTATTAAGCCGAACaacatataaaaagaaattattattctcACTTTCATCCCTTTCTATTCTAATTTTCAACCAAAACGAAAAAAGGATATGCCTTCCTTCATAAGTAGTATTATCAGTAGCAACTAAAGTGATAtaatttttgctttttcttttcctttttctttattttgtttgggATCAAATATTATTGGGCCATAAAAATGTAGACAGTTCTCTTTTTACcctttaaattaaattaaattagacaAAAGATTTTGCCAGTACGTTGGGGTAATTTTATTCACTCCAATCTCAAGTAAAGCCAATGCTTTTGACtttatggaaaaaaaaaaaaaaaagagccaATAATCGATCATACAGTATCTGGAATCCACCCAAAAGTAAAATTCAATCTGTATATGGATTAACTTAGTATTAatgattgttaaatttaatcaaattgcTCTTAACTTTTGATTAGTGAAATTGGGACTATTATTAAGTCAATATCAACttattaattgtttttgttataaggaaatagaaatttgaaattgagacattaaataaagtgaatatcatttttattattttattttattttattttaatactctTGCTAactatcttatatttttatgaaatataaagAAGTGATAATCAATtgttatcaatataattggtttttatttttttattcttttgggAATGGTCAATATGATTGGTATTACATTAACATATCCTTGGTATTGCAAAGAGAACAAATTTGGAGTCCACTAATGTCAATTAGATTGAATACCACAATCATGGattctattcttttatttatatgaatgcCCAATACTAATACTATTCAATTTCTCCATCCCCCCACCAAAATGCCAATTCCCCTATCAAAATCACCATAACTTTTCctatttctccttttctttttccttttttaaagtgattatatatatatatatatatatatatatattactcatCACACATgttatatacataaattattattataaaaattataatataaaatatttaataaattaatatgagatatgatatttattaaatttatttaattatttatgaatattattctttaatgTATAGCAgaattaatatgtttttatatattttataaatttataaaataattagactttaaataaatttatataaaattatataagtttataatgcattagttatttatgaaattaggATTAAGAAtgtattagattttaaaactattaacatAATTAGATGTTAATTTtcgaaattaaatttttttaccgaaataaaaaaatatttattttgaatcttACATGATAAAACACATAggatttataattaatatatattatagatagattatatattattacaacTTTTACATATATCTCACAGTATAGAAGGTGGTCCACACACCCCAATGCATACTCCCAGAATGACGTCTTCATTATGACGTCATGCGATAGACACGTGGCACAACTGAGGCACCTTCTAGCATCCCTCCAGGAAAGTGTCTATGAAGGAGCagctcaaaaaagaaaagataatgatttaaattacatatgattttttttttgtttttttttttaaatttagtaatatgtatatattatataaatctatATTGCAGCCATGCCTACCATTTTCATTTACTGCTAATGTACTAGATGTTCGACTCAAGCTTCTTGGCAATGGACTACCCAGcaaaccctaaccctaacaattataattattctcACTTTGATCCGATTATGGATCCGTCCTTGCAGCCAGTGGAGTTCCAGTTATCGGATTTTCTCATGCTCGATGGCGGGTTTGGAGATGACTCTTCGTCGCAGAGTACTATGGTGTTGTCGGATCAGTTTGCTAGTGGTGCTTCAACTGAATACAGTAGTGGTACTGCTGCAAGTGCAACATCAGAAAATGCTAATAACGAGTATGTCTGTTCTGAACATCTTCTTGTGTTCTTGATTTCTTGATATTCAAAATGATAatcattttactttgaattttaatattttatatatttatatatagtaaatGGAAAAAGGGAGTGAAGAAAGAGAAGGCTGAAGTGGGGCATAGAGTTGCATTTAGAACGAAATCGGAGTTAGAAATCATGGATGATGGATTTAAATGGAGGAAGTACGGAAAGAAGTCTGTGAAGAACAGCCCCCATCCAAGgtatatacacatatatatatatatataataataattaatataaattaaattagttaaatattgcattgttttttttatatcaattagTTGAAATAATTGTATTTGTTTTGCATATGATCATTTAATCACGAgattgatatataatatagtttaTTGGAAGTTggtttttcattctaaattATGAAATGGTCACGGGGTTGATTAATTTAGAAGAAGAACAGCAACGACAACAATTAGTcgttattatatttagaattGACCTTTCCTTAATTGATGAAAAATGATTCTGAGTGTCTGATAATACATTACACACGTGGATTATCTGTTTTAATGGTGTTTGATCTGTGACTAGGGGTAAACCTGGATATGGTATTAATTAAATGCTGCTGCGACAGCTGAAAAATTTATGGGAGAAAGGGAAAACAATAACCCATGTCACCTTTCATGTACTAATTAAGGATTTTTAGGGCAATATGTCAAAGAATCCATATCCTATACAGTAAACTATGAACTGGATACAAATGGGTTATGTCAATGGAATCTGATAAAGTTTGTGTAAAGATGCAAGAtacttttatgttctttttatatatgacATACTTTTTGTTTGTTCTTATATGGAACTTACTTCTCCTTCGACCACCACTAGGTGCTCATTAGACATGATTAGCTTCATAAACACATGTCAATTACACAGACATGATATTTAGGTATAAAATGGTCAGTTATCCTGATTATTGTTGTGTGCTCGGTATAATCTGGTCGGTTATTATTATGTgcttgatataattttttttattattaatatgtaattttttccCTCTAAATAATACTAAGATTACTTGGTCTAATTAGGATAGTTAATCTTGTGGGAAATAGAGGTACATAAAGGTGAGGGTGACTGGAAGAAGAAACAATTCACATCAAACCATGTACACAAAAAGACATGATACTGGGGTCATGCCAATGGTTTATTTAAACTAGCATTTTGTGTCCAACACTCAAAAAGGTTGGGGGACCTAAAGCCATCACTTCTATATATTGTATTTACATATCCCATCACACCACAAACACACGCATTGTAAAAATTTCAAGTGGCGGCTTCCACTTGTGTATTCATTGCAGATTTCACTAAAACTAGTACAAGGTTAATTGATTTTGTTATGTCTGcctatatatttaattgtagtttttcatttcatttggCAAGAGGgtattatatatacatgacTAGCCAAATATGTCATCTAATGCTACCATCCAACTCTATTTGTAGGCTATAATTATCTAGCCAAATTATGTAGCCATGCATCAATTGATTTCCAAATGTGTTTCTATCATAATATACACACATTATCAATTagtatatacatataatatttagatAAACTTTATCTACCACGTTATTTATAGAGacactaataaaataagatatattaattagtaaaatcatattacttattttgattttaatttttattaaattaaatatcttataTTGGATTTACTGTCTGAATTATTAATTGCTGTagctcatttttatttaatgtatttaCAAAAACTCTAAAGATTTCTCATTTTGATATTCTAGTCTTCATTTGAGCAACTTAAAGAGATGGTTGTAGTGATTAACTCAAAATGATCAAAGTCTCTAAGAATTGTAATTTGCCCTTATAACTTAGTCAATGATATCTAATTAGATTGTGGCACattaattttacaaaagtGACATGTTTTGTTcatgtaattttaattgttgaattttcaAGAAGCATAAagtattatttcttatatttattttaattatacattAGGGATGAGTCTcaatagatatttattaataataaaatcctaaTACTCACTTTAATTTCCCATTTAAATAGTATGTATAGCTTATTTTTGGTCATTTCAAAATAATCTCAagtcaatttaattaatatattaactcaATAGTCATTTTGCACTTGTTTGTATTGTGGTATATGATGGGTATATTGGTTTGTTTAAAACAATGTGGTCCAGAACTTAAGGGGACAAGTTGGGTATAACATTGGTAaccaaaacaaacaaaaaactAGAGATTATCACAAGCAGATACTACTGAAACAAGTGGATGTTGTTTTAACTtcagaaaatataaatgttctagttttatattctttcCTTCTCAATAATTATAGtccatatttttaatttttaatttaataaaatattaaatttaaaatatttttttattaatctacATACAAAGTATCacatgtaattaatttttgaattttacactttaaaatttagtttttatagaaaacttaataaaaatatgttagagatatatactaataaaaactaataatatattttttttaagtcataaatttaaaataaattactttttttttttttgaaacgGAGAGGATGGGATATTTAGGGTGTACGTAAATGTATATATTGGAAGCAATGATGGTTATTCTTGTTAGGTGGGATGCCACAAATTATCCTATATATGGAGCACTTGCTGACGTAATACATACGTCAGTAATTTAGAGGCTTTCAGGTCATATTAATTGTAAGCTTGATCAGGCTTTACATACGAAtaaacacacacacatatatatatatatatatatatatataaaatgcaaTTGTgtcttaaataataattcaaatttgtaccttttatatttaaatgatttattgttggaatttaaaaattaaatttttattaaaaaacaaactatcaaaatttaatttgttaaatggATTACATAAATCAACCTGTATAACATAGttaataaacatatttatatttaagtttaatattttgacaCGATCAGTTAAATtgattgtatttaatttatctattatattCTTACAGTCCATTTAGTTCGAAggattcattatttttaaaattagacttaGTCTTATGTTTAACTAAGCTATGTGaatgatattaaatattgCTTGGTACAAgtatattaattcataaaattaattaactctATTTTTGTAATCCTACGTTTGAGAGGATTGTttgactaaataaataaattgttataCTAATCAAATTACTAAAACAATCTTTGtcttatatataaaacttatatctcctatcttttctcttttttttttttctcaaaacaTCTTTTAAGTTTGTTCATATACTCTATATTAACTTTTGGCTTGAATTACCATTTTTTGCTCTAAGGTATACCGATATAAATATagacaattataaaataaatttagcaaTTAAGGTCATttttagagaaataaaataaaaagtcaaGGCTATTTTAGGaaccaaaattttattaattatggaTGAGTAATCCCATTCAATATAACTTACTAATGATATCTGTGACTTGGCTTTAGATAATACTTATTTCATATAGGTTAGCTAAACTATTATGATTGTTAAGCACAATCTTTATTATATCTACTAAACATGGTAATACTGTGGCTTATAGCAAACGAACTGTTAGTTGAACAAATTATCATGGGTGAAAGGTGTGTGGAAGAGACCCGGCATGGGTAACTTGTTAACATATAATACTATATGTAGTTTCAATGCTTTAGAATCACAATTTAGgctttataattttgatgataacatgaaaacccaagatttgtaataatatatgaatatatctTTGTAGGAATTACTATAAATGTTCAAGTGGAGGATGCAGTGTAAAGAAGAGAGTGGAAAGGGACAGAGAAGACCCAAAATATGTGATAACAACATATGATGGTATGCACAACCATCAAACTCCATGTGTGGTTTACTACAATCATCACCATCGTCATCATTATCATCAAGATCAAGTGCCTGTTATGAACCCAAATGGCTGGAATTTACAAGCatcttctccttcttcctcttcatAGGCTTTTCTCTGTTAATTACTTTCTTCCTCCACTAGGCCATAAGCCATTACTCCTTAGTCCTTTTCATCATGtggttatatatatacatgcatGCAGCAGCACTGctttagttaatatttatgCACCAGATTATCATTCTGTAACTGGTACAGACTAGTAGGAGTACTTGTGATGAATGATTAATCACTACTGTAATTGCACTTATATATGTTATGGCCATTGGATTGGCCCACATCATAAGAACAACAATTGATGGGCCAATAACAAAACATGGGAATtgcatataaaagaaaagattggCCTCCAGTGTTTGTGGGGTTGCATTAGAAGATGAACAAATTGAGATGGGCTCTTCTTTCCTCAAATGTTCTGAGGCTCTTATAGCAAATTATGTTAGTTTTCtttgagaatttttaaatgaaaatagaaaatagaattatatatatatatatttaaaattataattgaatataaaaaattttataaataggttaaatatattttctatatttttctttttatataagagCATCtttaataatactttttattttaaagaacataatttttagaataaaaaatatcttcagaaatatttacatataaagagtataacattttatttaagtccaatagatttttatattttattctatattttacttttatttccaTAAATATTAAGACATTGTTTgtttttcaagaatttttttccatttttattttctaacttttaagaaaaatgaaatcttttcatttctatagaaaatttataaaacatgTTCACTTTataaaaagcttttaattttccacttaagtaatattttaagtataaagAATAGAtgtgaaataaataaagtgaGAATTTCTTGTTTTCATCTGAAAATAAGTAATCTacagagaagaaaaatataggaGACATGTtaaatttgttttcaaaagtttttcaaagtttagttataattttaaaaacatgaaaaactgttttctattttcattttagaaaaatgacacaaataaatataaagttctttttttgttttcattcGAAAAATTTTATAGGTGTCAGTTTTCTATAAGTAAGTAgatcttaatagttttaatttctttttttttcaattttatccaataaaaaataaaaattacaaatatcaattaaatcaaatgcaTAGAAACTTATAgtacatttattaaatatatagtagAGAGTGAAGTTTGACTCTTCACACTAGGAGTCTATGGCCCTCATATACCTTTATCAACAGATGGACATCACCATTCGTGGTGGCAAGAAGATTTGCAGCTTCTAGCATGCGATCCATGTAAGTTATCttgattcttttcttctaGTTGCTTTTATATCATGTGCGCTGATTCCTCATTTTTGCAGGTTTGCCTTGGAGATTGGCCTCCTCGTAGGCTAACAACCCATCTGCACCTCGCGAGCTTTCCCTTACTTGAGATATTGAGGCTCCAGCAGGGCAGTTGCTAGTGGTCACAAGTACACATGCACTATATGTGGATCAACAACCTGTCCTAGGACATGGTAAACATAATTCATTAGTTACACGTGTTTTATTTATATCGTTGCTTACCTTTTCTGGTTTACAGATCCCGAGTGATTGGCAAGGAGAGTGTGACCAGTGAGAGCCTTATATGCTATCCACGATTGACCTCGAACAGAAGATGATCCTATTGGCTAGGCCCGTATGTAGGGCTTGGTACCTTGGCGAAAGAATTTATGGTTGGGAGCGCGATCCCAATAGGTGCCAAGTCCCATTATCTTCTCATCTCTACATGTTTTGGACAACCGATCTTATTAGAGAGGAGCTGATAGAGTGCTTGAACGGGTATGATGAGGTTATGGATTTTACCCTTCGTTCACAACTGATCGGTTATACCTCGTTCATTCCGCAGCTGCTGGGGACTTTACCTATCAGGGATGACACTATTGTCCGggtattttattagattatttaGAATGCTCTCTTTTTACCATGTACTGCTATTTTATTCACCTATTCATAGCTTGTTTGATAGGCCCCTGCTATCCACAAGCCAACTGAAGGATGGTCTTCTCGACGCAACCAGCCTTCATATGTCGCAGGCTCATCTGCTGGTGCGACTTCTGAGGCACCACCTATGGCTACGTCAAATGTGGTCCTCGGAGCTATTTTATTCCCTCATGATCCGATGGTTTCATATTGAAGTCCACTTGGTGTGGTAGAGCACTGTCTCGCCATAGATCAGTATTTCCTTTTAAAGTTCGTCCCGAGCAACTACACCCATGTAAGCTTTTGCCTTCCTTCTGCATTTCTATCATTTTGGCTTTCCTAAAAAGGTTACTgacatatatacaaatataggTTCAAAAAGACCAATTTGAGCATGTAAATCGACTGGTTAGGGTAGCGAGGAAACAAAATTTTCATCCTTGGTGAGGATTGGTgggtaagaaaataaattatgatttatgaaatgcaaaatgtATGCATGAAATGCGTGAAATGTGCTAACTAATTCTccttttttgggttttcatcAGAGGGACTGCAGGGGCAGTTAGACGACCAGTGACAGATTAATGCCTTGACTCTTCAGCTACCCGCATTATAAACCCAAGGGATGGTGCTGAATCAGACGACGAGATGGATAGTTCAGGAGCGAACTCCGGCTTTTAAATTTCCTTGGCTTCTATTTTTGCCTTTTCTGATTGTATTTAAAACCTGAAATCTTTGTGtagacttttatttttgaaggtATAAGATGTATCGCCTTTTGGATTGCCCCCAAATGTAAAACAATTATTGGGTTGCCTACCAATTAGCGCTAATTTAAGGTCATTACCTTGACCGAACTGCTATGATCTCAATTGGGATCTTTGAGTCTGCAAGAGACACTCTTTAGACCATACTCTCTTGTATGaaagatattaaaacattGTCTATTGACTTTAAATGTTTCATTTGCCTTTTTCGAGAGTTCAATAGctccataaaaaaaaatctgctTAATTCTGAAGGGTCAACACCATTATAACTTGAATTTGCCTGGATAGGATTATGTTTTGGATTGGAAATAAGCActaaatttactttttgaagctcttttttttatgcttattaTGCGACTTCTTAgttctttctttgtaaatCTTTGCATTCTCTTAAGCATCCATTCTAGTCTCCTTAAGTCCATTAAGTTGGAGAAGTCATTTAGCTCTCGAATGTAGATCGATGTCATCTTTTTTTGCATCATGAACTAAACATGCTTAAAGTAGATCGCTAGCGAATTATTACTCGGACACTCATTCTACACAACTCTCTCTCATATCCTTTCTAAAGCACAACCCCATTGTTATGATTTGCTTTGCCATTTTGAAGACATCAAACTCTATTCTTTCTTCCCTAATTTCAAGCTTGATCTTACCCCTGGTTATATCAATTATTGCTCCAGCTGTAGCAAGGAAAGGTCATCCTAGAATTATAGGAGTTTGAAGATATTCTTTCATCTCTATAACCACAAAGCCATAAGGCACATAGAATTTTCCAACTTTGACAGGTACATCGTCCAAAATTCCTTCGAAATAGACTATGGATCTATCGGCTAGTTGTAAGAAAATATTGATGGGTTTGGATTCTCCAATATTCATTTTGTTGCACAAAGACAAAGGGATTAAACACTAGATCCTAGTTCACAAAATGCTTGACCAATAGACAATTTACCAACTACACAAGGTATAATGATACTCCTTAGGTCCTTAAGCTTTAGAGGAAGCTTATTGCTGGTGACAATGCTACATTCCTCATTCATTAGTATGATCTCATGATCATCCTACTTCCTTTCATTAGATATAATATTCTTGAGGCATTTAGCATACTTTGGCATTTGACGACTACTTCTAAAAAGGGAATGGTGATGTCTAATTATTGGAACACTTTCAAAACCTTTTGAAATTGCTTATCAAGTGTTCTATTGTTCATCATTTGAGGGAATTGTTTCAACCTTTCTTCTTACTGCTTTAGTCTTGCTTGAACTGCTTGCATTACCTTATTTTGTAATTGGATAAagttcttcatcatcatcttgAGGTTTCTCTTGGGTTCAGGTTGAGGATAGGAATTCTTTTGCTAAAAACTCAGTAGAGGTGGTGCTTTATATCCTTAATTAGCATTGGGATTAGAATTCCCTCCTTGATTCGACCATAAGAAGCTTAGGTGGTTCCTCcacccagggttgtatgtgttgGAGTATGGATTCCTTTGAGGTCTACCATTGTAATCATTCAAGACATTAAGTTTTTCAATTGAGTAGCCTTAGGAATAAGGATCACCTTGTTGACATTCTGTAGTAGAGTGTCCTTCTCCACACACTTCACAAGATAGCACATGTAATGGATAACATGtga
The sequence above is drawn from the Ricinus communis isolate WT05 ecotype wild-type chromosome 7, ASM1957865v1, whole genome shotgun sequence genome and encodes:
- the LOC8261704 gene encoding probable WRKY transcription factor 51, yielding MFDSSFLAMDYPANPNPNNYNYSHFDPIMDPSLQPVEFQLSDFLMLDGGFGDDSSSQSTMVLSDQFASGASTEYSSGTAASATSENANNDKWKKGVKKEKAEVGHRVAFRTKSELEIMDDGFKWRKYGKKSVKNSPHPRNYYKCSSGGCSVKKRVERDREDPKYVITTYDGMHNHQTPCVVYYNHHHRHHYHQDQVPVMNPNGWNLQASSPSSSS